One region of Cydia pomonella isolate Wapato2018A chromosome 25, ilCydPomo1, whole genome shotgun sequence genomic DNA includes:
- the LOC133531282 gene encoding uncharacterized protein LOC133531282, which yields MSETGRSLRPRTRPGPSAPAPTPTPSPGETTSGGTNTWSKGTSGNRNTSGDRESVRNSENELEDTVIPRSRSSTLVNKDAVVAPPPPRAPSVRASNGDRESVNRDRDSQITVLMAELEVHKAALAVAQTKSETAKVRLQIAQIEAQSDGGSVAADDSERRTRNWVGRHARPPHEIANDDKFPLPRETAPPAAAVDRPSRPQPRFYEVPHSNYAPIFHKPPELPAFSGDITEWIAFRAEFEDSAPMFSAVNNVSRIRRALKGEARTAVKSIMYTVQDPYEIMEALERQFGDPEEIVLTELHNVKRMPRLAEDNGNIASFAAHIANAVATIKSLRCLDAAHRKPYRCKYVACGMSQCEAGHNRLLHGLNAAAPANGNNTSASTAAGAVNTLRFAQTYLKVMPVEVSGPLGTVQTLALLDEGAAMTLMLHETADKVAPRVRGESLEIEGIGGRVSDPDSYRLRVAIRGFCSRHMEMMEVLTIGKIGVGMQGVPRDVVEKCDHLSEIADELWYPPAVPTILIGQDNWHLIVSRQILSGPSHLPVASLTRLGWVLHGPDRACHAAVNFVGHARPKTADDEAIELMKQHFDIESLGVSKNLPRADPDQRALDLLKSTCEKIPGENRYRAGLLWRTDDEVLPDNRAHALKRLYSLERKLDRDPKLKAEYAKHMNNLLEKGYAEKMDSPPPLDAPRTWYLAHFPTFHPQRGKMRLVWDAAATAYGRSLNSALLAGPDLLESLFGVLVRFREGKIAVIADVKEMFLQIEIIERDRDALRFVWRGEDRTSPPQEYRMKRLIFGSAASPTTALYVKNENAKTHSNEFPIAAEKTKKNTYMDDMLIALDMCEEDARRVVNDIYELNMRASLELRGFASNNPAVISDVVNSKEETSLLGANENERTLGLKWNHKRDTLGFNVNFRNTPEDVLNGQKLPTKRQVTSSAMSIFDPIGYVSPISVLGKALMQEVWRTGIDWDTPIPVSLAPAWRSFIENVQQLRDLEIPRHVPAFNREAYMHVFCDASEKIYAAAVYLVSTNPDGTRTSALVAAKARVSPLRVVSIPRMELQSCVLATRLAETIVKESDYVIKDKFFWSDSKTALTWIRSDPRRYKTFVAHRLAEIENTTTPANWRWVPSAANVADDATRGIPAQFGATHRWFIGPDFIRESEEHWPTEKTPAPVADTGEERINKLVCSIGITRNKFEYLPEVSRFSKFVRLVRATAKILVAAEVFKAALLSKKTDTEINKGHLNLAEILLIRRSQHAAFPEEIKLLETGRALPKKSPLHKIAVKLDKNGVIVLNARIDKDVHIPVLHAKEGVVKLLIHHFHALFNHGNHSTVINELKQRYYIIGLRGSIRYLTNKCQWCRTYKGTTLKVPVGDLPPERLQANQPPFTAAAVDLFGPMNITIGRRREKRWGVLYTCLTTRAVHLELAASLSASSMILSLRRMIARRGTPTVLYSDNATNFYGAERELAEAKRTLPDSLKPFLTERAITWKKIPPGNPSAGGAWERLVGSVKTALKVILKERAPHEEVLHTLLLESEHIVNSRPLTPVNPDLDVEALTPNHFLIGRSSAMSPLGVFTDTAMSLSSWKTAQTLADHFWRRWQKEYRPSLLPRPGAHQNVQKLHTGDIVIIADGSMPRGTWPRGEIAQLFPGPDGHVRVAIVRTRAGDVRRPVSRLIPICSSNI from the exons ATGTCGGAGACAGGAAGATCTCTACGTCCGCGCACGCGCCCGGGCCCGTCTGCCCCCGCGCCTACCCCGACCCCGTCGCCAGGTGAGACTACCTCCGGCGGGACAAATACGTGGAGCAAAGGCACCAGCGGCAACCGGAATACTAGTGGAGATAGGGAATCAGTGCGTAACTCGGAAAACGAATTAGAAGATACGGTTATACCCCGCAGTAGGTCGAGTACGCTAGTCAACAAAGACGCCGTAGTcgcaccgccgccgccgcgcgcgccgtccGTTCGCGCATCGAATGGAGACCGCGAATCGGTAAATAGGGATCGCGATAGTCAGATAACCGTGTTGATGGCCGAGCTGGAGGTCCATAAAGCCGCTCTAGCCGTCGCCCAGACGAAGTCCGAAACTGCCAAAGTACGGCTGCAGATTGCGCAAATAGAGGCGCAGTCTGACGGCGGCAGTGTCGCGGCTGACGACTCTGAACGACGAACTAGAAATTGGGTAGGACGACATGCTAGACCACCACACGAGATCGCGAACGACGATAAATTCCCTCTACCGAGAGAgaccgcgccgcccgccgccgccgtcgACCGGCCTAGCCGACCACAACCGCGATTTTACGAGGTACCGCATAGTAATTACGCGCCGATCTTTCACAAACCGCCCGAGTTACCCGCGTTTTCAGGCGATATAACGGAATGGATCGCTTTTAGAGCGGAGTTCGAAGACTCTGCCCCCATGTTTAGTGCCGTCAACAACGTGAGTCGGATTAGGCGCGCACTCAAAGGGGAGGCTCGGACAGCCGTAAAGTCAATAATGTACACAGTTCAGGATCCGTACGAAATTATGGAGGCGCTAGAACGGCAATTCGGCGACCCGGAAGAGATAGTACTCACCGAGTTGCATAACGTGAAGCGTATGCCGCGATTGGCCGAGGACAACGGCAATATAGCTTCTTTCGCCGCGCATATTGCTAACGCCGTCGCTACAATAAAATCGTTACG ATGTTTGGATGCTGCTCACCGTAAGCCGTATAGATGCAAGTACGTCGCGTGTGGCATGAGCCAATGCGAGGCCGGACATAATAGATTATTACACGGACTAAACGCGGCCGCGCCCGCGAACGGTAATAATACTTCGGCTAGTACTGCGGCGGGAGCAGTAAACACTCTTAGATTCGCGCAAACGTACCTCAAAGTCATGCCTGTAGAGGTGTCGGGGCCCTTAGGCACCGTGCAAACCCTCGCGCTATTAGACGAAGGCGCGGCTATGACTTTGATGCTTCACGAAACGGCGGATAAAGTTGCACCTCGCGTACGCGGTGAATCGTTAGAGATAGAAGGAATAGGCGGCAGAGTGAGCGACCCGGATTCGTACAGGTTACGAGTCGCTATAAGAGGTTTTTGCAGCCGACATATGGAAATGATGGAGGTACTTACGATAGGCAAGATAGGCGTAGGTATGCAGGGCGTACCACGTGACGTCGTAGAAAAATGCGATCATTTATCGGAAATCGCGGACGAACTTTGGTACCCGCCCGCGGTACCTACTATCTTGATAGGCCAAGACAATTGGCACCTCATAGTTTCACGGCAAATTTTAAGCGGACCCTCTCACCTTCCCGTCGCAAGCCTAACCAGGTTAGGCTGGGTTTTACATGGCCCAGATAGAGCATGTCACGCCGCGGTCAATTTCGTAGGGCACGCACGGCCTAAAACCGCGGACGACGAAGCTATCGAACTCATGAAACAGCATTTCGATATAGAGTCGTTAGGCGTCTCAAAAAACTTGCCTCGGGCCGATCCCGATCAACGCGCGCTAGACCTATTAAAATCCACCTGCGAGAAAATACCGGGGGAAAATAGGTATCGAGCGGGCTTACTATGGCGAACCGATGACGAAGTACTCCCCGATAACCGAGCGCACGCATTAAAACGGCTATACAGTCTCGAACGAAAGTTAGACCGAGACCCGAAGCTTAAAGCCGAATATGCGAAGCATATGAATAATTTGCTCGAAAAAGGTTACGCGGAGAAAATGGACTCGCCGCCCCCCCTCGACGCGCCGCGAACGTGGTATCTAGCTCATTTTCCCACTTTTCATCCGCAACGCGGTAAAATGAGGTTAGTTTGGGACGCGGCTGCCACAGCCTACGGACGATCGCTGAATAGCGCGCTGTTGGCCGGCCCAGACCTACTAGAATCGCTCTTTGGCGTATTAGTACGCTTCCGCGAGGGCAAAATCGCGGTCATAGCCGACGTCAAAGAGATGTTTTTACAGATTGAAATAATAGAGCGAGATCGCGATGCGTTACGTTTCGTTTGGAGGGGGGAGGACCGTACCTCTCCACCGCAAGAATACAGAATGAAGCGGCTAATATTTGGATCGGCAGCGTCACCGACAACCGCTCTGTACGTCAAAAACGAAAACGCAAAAACGCACAGCAACGAATTCCCGATCGCCGCtgaaaaaacgaaaaaaaatacgtatatgGACGACATGTTAATTGCCCTAGACATGTGCGAGGAGGACGCGAGACGCGTAGTAAACGATATTTACGAGTTAAATATGCGCGCGTCACTAGAGCTCCGCGGATTCGCATCGAATAATCCTGCGGTAATATCTGACGTAGTTAACAGTAAAGAGGAGACGTCTCTGTTAGGCGCGAATGAGAACGAGCGTACATTAGGGTTGAAATGGAATCACAAGCGTGACACCCTAGGCTTTAACGTGAATTTTCGTAACACGCCCGAGGACGTACTCAACGGTCAGAAATTACCTACAAAGCGACAGGTTACAAGCAGCGCGATGTCGATATTCGACCCTATCGGTTACGTTAGCCCCATATCCGTCTTAGGCAAGGCGTTAATGCAAGAGGTATGGCGGACAGGGATCGATTGGGATACGCCTATACCCGTCTCGCTCGCACCCGCGTGGCGATCGTTCATAGAAAACGTACAGCAATTAAGGGACTTAGAAATTCCGCGACACGTACCCGCATTTAATAGGGAGGCATATATGCATGTTTTTTGCGACGCGAGTGAAAAAATATATGCCGCGGCCGTGTACCTAGTTAGTACGAACCCCGACGGGACTAGAACCTCTGCATTAGTGGCCGCTAAGGCCCGAGTGTCCCCTCTCCGGGTAGTTAGTATTCCGAGGATGGAATTACAAAGCTGCGTACTAGCTACTAGACTAGCGGAAACTATAGTCAAAGAGTCAGACTACGTAATAAAGGACAAGTTTTTTTGGTCTGACTCAAAAACGGCCCTCACTTGGATACGTTCCGACCCGCGTAGATACAAAACGTTCGTCGCGCATAGGTTAGCGGAAATCGAGAACACTACCACCCCCGCCAACTGGCGCTGGGTGCCTAGTGCGGCTAACGTGGCCGACGACGCGACGCGAGGTATTCCCGCGCAATTCGGAGCGACCCATCGGTGGTTCATAGGACCCGATTTCATACGGGAAAGTGAGGAGCATTGGCCGACAGAGAAAACGCCCGCGCCCGTCGCCGATACGGGCGAGGAACGTATTAATAAGCTCGTTTGCTCGATAGGCATAACTAGAAATAAATTCGAGTACCTACCGGAGGTAAGTAGGTTCTCAAAATTCGTACGCTTAGTTCGCGCCACCGCTAAGATTCTGGTTGCCGCCGAGGTATTTAAAGCCGCACTGCTATCTAagaaaacagatacagaaataaataaggGGCATTTAAACTTAGCAGAGATATTGCTAATCAGAAGGAGTCAACATGCAGCCTTTCCAGAGGAAATTAAGTTACTGGAAACTGGGCGAGCTTTGCCGAAGAAATCTCCTCTACACAAAATTGCCGTGAAGTTAGATAAAAACGGAGTCATCGTGTTAAATGCCAGAATAGACAAAGATGTGCATATACCCGTTCTACACGCCAAAGAGGGCGTCGTCAAGCTGCTGATTCATCATTTTCATGCTCTGTTTAATCACGGCAACCACTCGACGGTGATAAACGAGCTAAAACAAAGATACTACATTATCGGTTTGCGCGGTAGCATTCGTTATCTGACGAATAAGTGCCAATGGTGTCGGACCTATAAGGGAACCACCCTCAAGGTTCCTGTAGGCGACTTACCACCAGAGAGGCTCCAGGCGAATCAACCGCCATTTACCGCCGCAGCCGTAGACCTGTTTGGCCCTATGAATATAACAATAGGCCGCCGCCGCGAAAAGAGATGGGGCGTACTGTATACCTGTCTCACCACTCGAGCTGTGCACTTAGAGCTTGCCGCCTCACTTTCGGCATCCTCTATGATCCTTTCATTGCGCAGAATGATAGCTCGACGCGGCACGCCTACGGTTCTCTACTCCGACAACGCCACTAATTTTTACGGAGCGGAGCGAGAACTAGCCGAGGCCAAAAGGACGCTGCCAGACAGTCTAAAGCCATTCCTGACTGAACGAGCGATCACCTGGAAGAAGATACCGCCCGGCAACCCTTCCGCCGGCGGTGCCTGGGAGCGACTCGTGGGCAGCGTAAAAACGGCGTTAAAAGTTATATTGAAAGAGAGAGCACCCCATGAAGAGGTCCTGCATACGCTGTTACTAGAATCCGAGCACATAGTGAACTCCAGACCACTGACGCCGGTGAATCCAGATTTAGACGTCGAAGCCTTGACACCGAACCACTTTCTCATCGGCCGGTCAAGCGCCATGTCACCGCTGGGCGTCTTCACCGACACAGCAATGTCACTATCGTCGTGGAAAACAGCGCAGACACTCGCCGATCATTTTTGGAGGCGCTGGCAGAAAGAATACCGACCCAGCCTTCTCCCTCGGCCAGGTGCTCACCAGAACGTACAGAAACTGCATACAGGCGACATCGTCATCATAGCAGATGGTTCCATGCCACGAGGAACATGGCCTAGAGGCGAAATCGCACAACTCTTTCCCGGTCCAGATGGCCACGTAAGAGTAGCCATTGTTCGTACTCGTGCAGGTGACGTCCGCCGCCCAGTTTCCAGACTTATACCTATATGCTCCTCGAACATATAG
- the LOC133531555 gene encoding uncharacterized protein LOC133531555 codes for MRDVVVELVKFESKYDFLEFLDDKTDFVKLYTDGSKTKDRTSFAFFDSFLNIGKVFECSSYFSVFSAEVLGIIYALEHIRNYYITKNKFLILSDSMSALQALKCKCVSASVNYLIYKLRSCLSSLLNRNITVEFCWVPGHSGIFGNELVDKLAKSTEDIQVCDLKVPQSDLVPFVKELMIRRWNNSWSKSKEVKGKWLAEIIPAPSSKSWFEYQRKYVERAFITTICRLRIGHARFPAHLFRLELSDSAVCAHCNFDVCDLEHIFFHCPSFNLQRLLFVAMCLDTGLQVLPNSVQGLLKYPQLYPVIYQFVTHTIGSL; via the coding sequence atgcGAGACGTGGTTGTTGAACTAGTCAAATTTGAATCGAAATATGACTTTTTGGAGTTTCTTGATGATAAGACTGATTTTGTTAAGTTATATACTGACGGCTCTAAAACTAAAGATAGGACCAGTTTTGCATTTTTTGACTCTTTTTTGAACATAGGAAAAGTTTTTGAATGTAGTAGTTATTTTTCAGTATTTTCGGCTGAAGTATTAGGCATAATTTATGCTTTAGAACATAttcgtaattattatataactaaaaataagtttttgattcTATCTGATTCCATGAGCGCTTTACAAGCGCTTAAATGTAAATGTGTAAGTGCAtctgtaaattatttaatttataagttaagAAGTTGTTTAAGTTCTTTGTTGAATAGAAATATTACTGTTGAATTTTGCTGGGTTCCGGGACATTCAGGAATTTTTGGCAACGAACTAGTAGACAAGCTTGCCAAATCTACAGAAGATATACAAGTTTGTGATTTAAAAGTACCTCAATCCGATTTAGTACCTTTTGTTAAAGAACTTATGATTAGACGTTGGAATAACTCATGGTCTAAATCCAAAGAAGTCAAAGGGAAATGGCTTGCAGAAATAATCCCGGCACCCAGCTCCAAGTCGTGGTTTGAATACCAAAGAAAATATGtagaaagggcatttattacaACTATATGTAGATTGCGCATTGGTCATGCTCGTTTTCCCGCACATCTTTTTAGATTAGAGCTAAGTGATTCTGCTGTTTGTGCACATTGTAATTTTGATGTATGTGAtcttgaacatatttttttccattgtCCTTCATTTAATTTACAAAGGTTATTGTTTGTTGCTATGTGTTTGGATACTGGTTTGCAAGTTCTGCCAAATTCAGTACAGGGCCTTTTGAAATATCCACAATTATATCctgtaatctatcaatttgttaCTCATACTATAGGtagtttgtaa
- the LOC133531546 gene encoding uncharacterized protein K02A2.6-like: protein MNSEQFDKFLTLQATQQKQISDILQLLLSQQQNATAAAPTPTTTNGTESPSFSNTNGNRNNVYNGFKSDKFNPDDTAVEKFIDYFETKCKLWGEDARNIQKELFFTCLSPEIFHEIKVALTPHFEDSTYADVRNKLMDLFRIKRTRYRALTDFWNCIRKENESMEHYANRLKEISKDCGYSDDLLERQLRDRFATGLNHEQLQIDLKQKWPDLQDIQEGKMKEVTFSQIFSVAQSRERAEGDTDTQANVNKIKRNSKSYQNTSPRKLRTHQCLRCGEPERHPLNQCTAKTHTCKQCNTPGHFEDCCIKSGKACLPNRNYKQTTFTKRNKLHKLKHDRSSSHSSQSSYSDVSGDETDIVCQISKTNSKDSKKIDVFINDIPCTMDWDPGSLYSIISTQFWVRIGTPSLIKAPSLRAYGNTRLKPKGLTNVSVRIQNEERLLPVVVMKSADPMLFGLQWSEMFQMDFPKPVYSIKKTRQEAITLKQILDKHTTLFDGKLGKVKDYQVNIHIKPDAQPKHITARSIKFSMKKNIEVELDRLVEEGIITKVDPNMTPIQWATPTVNVVKTNGQIRICGDFRSTLNPVLITHAHPVPLFDQLRQSLAEGEKFSKIDLKDAYLQFEIEPESKQFLTISTHKGYYTYNRMPFGISTAPSIFQHYLDKLLEGLPNVAVYFDDIAVTGKNDKDHLETLRTVFERLEQAGLKVNLKKCTFLQPEVEYLGHTIDKNGVRPTKSKIEAISKSSPPTNAKELRSFLGLVNFYERFIPHLHSVCADLHTLTGNRMKWQWTNKEAEAFKRAKLMIVHSKSLVAFNDKCPLYLACDASEKGVGAVLFHMRNNIEQPIAFASRKLRPAESKYSVIDREALAIFFGIRKFDQYLRGTKFTLVTDHKPLIHILGSQRNLPKLANNRLVRWALIIGSYDYDIKYTKGCNNLIADYLSRMPNPEELPSKSELKVHKIVARLQTDSIGDLALSETVIRDETRKDTTLKRITNLIKTGWREHQYSNDVKPYARKRDELSLENKIIMWQGRIIVPDTLRKPTLKYLHLGHPGISAMRALARFYVWWPTIEEDIDTHVKTCHKCQENRPNTSDLPIFSWSMPDQAWERIHVDFAGPFEGSYWLVLSDAFSKWIEIKPMTKITTTKLCDELDTIFTTFGLPQFLVSDNGPQFISKEFQNYCEKNGIKHIKSSPYHPRTNGLAERLVRTFKTRMSSSTKCLKKRLEHFLFAYRITPHSTTGKAPGQLMFGRQLNCLLDNARPSAKRSLQYRQIQANVNSADQTPNYRPGDAVYVRSREQPRWEPATVSRRTHRYSYVINTPVGVERRYHADHIRPRLPDLEESPAERTPMVPVTSSTPVLQANGSTVPCPGSEAGAKSLGEVAPVCSPQNEASTATAATPMAPRRSRRTIKPPRRLIDEMDV, encoded by the coding sequence ATGAACAGCGAACAATTTGACAAGTTTCTTACATTGCAAGCTACACAACAGAAGCAAATTTCAGACATATTACAATTGTTGCTATCGCAACAGCAAAACGCAACTGCCGCGGCTCCTACACCAACAACGACAAACGGCACGGAGTCACCTAGTTTTTCGAATACTAACGGTAACAGAAACAATGTTTACAACGGTTTTAAGAGCGACAAATTCAATCCAGACGATACCGCGGTTGAAAAATTTATTGACTATTTCGAAACAAAATGCAAACTTTGGGGCGAGGATGCACGCAACATACAGAAGGAACTATTTTTCACCTGCCTCTCACCGGAGATCTTTCACGAAATAAAGGTTGCACTTACACCACACTTTGAAGACAGTACATACGCGGATGTACGAAATAAACTAATGGACCTATTTAGAATAAAACGCACAAGATATAGAGCATTAACGGACTTTTGGAACTGCATACGTAAAGAAAATGAATCTATGGAACATTACGCTAACAGGCTGAAAGAAATAAGCAAAGATTGTGGCTATAGCGATGATCTACTAGAGCGACAGTTACGTGACCGATTTGCAACCGGGCTAAACCACGAACAATTACAGATCGATCTTAAACAAAAATGGCCTGATCTACAAGACATTCAAGAAGGTAAGATGAAAGAAGTGACTTTCTCTCAGATTTTTAGCGTTGCTCAATCTCGGGAACGAGCAGAAGGCGATACAGACACACAGGCCAATGTCAATAAGATTAAAAGAAACTCCAAATCTTACCAGAACACATCACCGCGCAAATTACGGACCCATCAATGTTTGAGATGCGGTGAGCCCGAAAGACACCCATTAAACCAATGTACTGCCAAAACACATACATGCAAACAGTGCAACACACCAGGCCATTTCGAGGACTGCTGCATCAAATCAGGTAAAGCATGCTTACCTAATCGAAACTATAAACAAACAACATTTACCAAAAGAAACAAGCTGCACAAACTTAAGCATGACAGGAGTAGCAGCCACTCGTCTCAATCTTCCTACTCAGACGTCAGCGGAGATGAAACGGACATCGTCTGTCAAATAAGTAAAACGAACAGCAAGGACAGCAAAAAAATTGATGTTTTCATTAACGACATTCCTTGCACGATGGACTGGGATCCCGGTTCTCTCTATTCGATCATTAGTACGCAATTCTGGGTGCGTATCGGAACTCCTTCCCTCATAAAGGCTCCCAGCTTGCGCGCATATGGAAATACAAGACTCAAACCAAAGGGTCTAACAAACGTTAGCGTACGCATTCAAAATGAGGAAAGACTACTTCCTGTTGTTGTCATGAAGTCAGCAGACCCTATGTTGTTCGGCCTTCAATGGAGCGAAATGTTCCAGATGGATTTTCCAAAACCAGTCTACTCGATCAAGAAAACTCGACAGGAAGCCATTACACTAAAACAAATTCTGGACAAGCATACAACACTCTTCGACGGAAAACTTGGAAAAGTAAAAGATTATCAAGTAAACATACACATCAAGCCCGATGCACAACCGAAACACATCACAGCCAGATCAATTAAATTCTCAATGAAGAAAAACATAGAAGTTGAACTGGATCGTTTGGTTGAAGAAGGAATTATAACCAAAGTAGACCCAAATATGACTCCGATCCAGTGGGCAACACCGACAGTTAACGTGGTGAAAACCAATGGCCAGATCAGAATCTGTGGTGATTTCCGCAGCACACTCAACCCTGTTCTGATAACACACGCACACCCTGTTCCTTTGTTTGATCAACTACGCCAGAGTCTAGCGGAGGgtgaaaaattttcaaaaattgacCTAAAAGATGCGTACCTACAATTTGAAATTGAGCCCGAATCTAAACAGTTCTTGACAATATCGACACACAAAGGATACTACACCTACAAccgaatgccatttggcatttcCACGGCCCCATCAATATTCCAACATTATCTTGACAAGCTTCTGGAGGGATTGCCAAATGTAGCAGTCTACTTTGATGACATTGCAGTTACAGGAAAAAACGACAAAGACCACCTTGAAACACTACGTACCGTATTTGAAAGACTGGAACAAGCTGGATTAAAAGTCAATTTAAAGAAATGTACCTTTTTACAACCAGAAGTAGAATATCTTGGGCACACAATTGACAAAAATGGAGTACGCCCTACAAAATCAAAGATAGAAGCTATCAGCAAATCTTCCCCACCAACTAATGCCAAGGAGCTACGATCATTCCTTGGATTAGTCAACTTTTATGAGCGATTTATACCACACTTACACAGTGTATGCGCCGATCTTCACACACTAACAGGGAACAGAATGAAATGGCAATGGACCAACAAGGAAGCTGAGGCTTTTAAACGTGCTAAATTAATGATTGTTCATTCTAAATCACTTGTAGCTTTCAATGATAAGTGCCCACTTTACCTAGCCTGTGATGCTTCAGAGAAGGGCGTGGGCGCAGTGCTTTTTCACATGAGGAATAATATTGAACAACCAATTGCTTTCGCATCACGAAAACTCCGACCAGCAGAGTCAAAATATTCTGTCATAGACCGCGAAGCTCTCGCAATATTTTTTGGGATTAGAAAATTTGACCAATATCTTCGTGGCACTAAATTTACATTAGTCACGGATCATAAGCCCCTGATACACATTTTGGGATCTCAACGAAACTTACCCAAACTCGCCAACAATCGCCTAGTACGATGGGCTTTAATAATTGGTAGTTATGATTACGACATTAAGTATACAAAAGGTTGCAACAATCTCATCGCAGACTATTTATCCAGGATGCCCAATCCAGAGGAATTACCTTCCAAGTCTGAACTCAAGGTCCACAAAATTGTAGCGCGACTGCAAACTGATAGCATTGGCGATCTTGCATTATCTGAAACCGTTATACGAGATGAAACGCGAAAAGATACTACGCTTAAACGAATAACTAACCTTATAAAAACTGGTTGGCGTGAGCATCAATACTCAAACGATGTAAAACCATACGCCCGGAAGCGCGATGAGTTGTcactagaaaacaaaataatcatGTGGCAAGGCCGTATTATTGTTCCTGACACTCTGAGGAAACCGACCCTAAAATATCTGCATCTTGGGCACCCAGGCATTTCAGCAATGAGAGCACTGGCACGTTTTTACGTTTGGTGGCCAACTATAGAGGAAGATATAGACACACATGTAAAGACTTGCCACAAATGCCAGGAAAATAGGCCTAATACTTCAGATCTACCAATCTTCTCATGGTCCATGCCAGACCAAGCCTGGGAAAGGATTCACGTCGACTTTGCCGGACCATTCGAAGGTTCATATTGGTTGGTTTTGTCAGATGCTTTTTCCAAATGGATTGAAATCAAGCCGATGACCAAAATAACGACAACCAAACTATGTGATGAACTGGATACAATTTTCACTACCTTTGGTCTACCCCAATTTTTAGTGTCTGACAATGGCCCCCAATTCATTTCTAAAGAATTCCAGAATTACTGTGAAAAAAACGGAATTAAACATATCAAATCGTCACCTTATCATCCGCGGACGAATGGATTAGCCGAAAGGCTTGTGAGGACTTTCAAGACCAGAATGTCGTCAAGCACAAAATGCCTCAAGAAACGTTTAGAACATTTCCTTTTCGCTTATCGCATCACACCCCATAGCACAACTGGCAAAGCGCCGGGCCAGCTAATGTTTGGAAGACAACTAAATTGTCTCCTTGACAATGCCAGACCAAGTGCTAAACGTTCATTACAGTATAGACAAATACAAGCGAATGTTAACTCCGCTGACCAGACTCCAAACTATAGACCGGGTGATGCTGTGTATGTGCGAAGCAGGGAACAACCGCGATGGGAGCCTGCCACGGTCTCTCGACGCACACATCGATATTCTTATGTTATTAACACTCCAGTTGGGGTGGAGAGGAGGTATCACGCAGATCACATACGACCCCGTCTCCCTGACCTAGAAGAAAGCCCAGCTGAGAGAACTCCTATGGTACCAGTTACATCGTCAACACCAGTATTGCAAGCCAATGGATCGACAGTGCCATGCCCAGGGTCAGAAGCTGGAGCGAAATCTCTTGGAGAAGTTGCCCCAGTTTGCTCTCCTCAGAATGAGGCCAGTACGGCCACAGCCGCTACACCTATGGCACCGCGTCGAAGCCGGCGTACCATTAAACCACCTCGTCGACTAATTGATGAGATGGACGTTTAA